A portion of the Pedobacter cryoconitis genome contains these proteins:
- a CDS encoding DHA2 family efflux MFS transporter permease subunit, with translation MAEYGFKKWIITFTVITASLLELIDTTIVNVALPQIQGNLGATLEDVAWLSTGYAVANVIVLPMSGWLGSRFGRKNYFLTSIIVFTIASFLCGNATTLEELILFRILQGIAGGGLISTAQSILIETWPREDIGIATALFGLGAVVGPTVGPTIGGYILDISSWPWIFYVNIPVGILAAYCTITYIKATPKDGKGLPVDWWGIALLAIAVGSLQTVLEKGESEDWFATPYIIALSVASAIGLLLFIWREMSTDHPIVNFKIMRHRSFSIGMVTSFILGFGLYGSVFVFPVFCQNLLGFSALQTGELLFPGGICTIMMMPFIGIFLKKGIPAQFMATIGMFLFFVFCNMLSKSTLSSGTNDFFLPLVIRGIGMALLFVPLTTLAIQDLKGAEIGQGSGLNNMMRQLGGSFGIAALTTLIHTRQGFHRSTLLANVNEYNPAFTDRMNAFIHNFMSKGYSMLDAKVMAIKAIDGTVTKQSLLLTYSDAYWLVGLVLLCSIPLLYLQKFKKNVDIPVDVH, from the coding sequence ATGGCCGAGTATGGTTTTAAAAAATGGATAATCACGTTTACAGTGATCACAGCTTCGCTATTGGAGCTGATTGATACCACTATTGTAAACGTGGCTTTACCACAAATTCAGGGTAACCTGGGCGCGACTCTTGAGGATGTCGCCTGGTTATCAACCGGATATGCCGTTGCGAATGTAATTGTCCTGCCCATGTCGGGTTGGCTGGGCAGTCGTTTCGGGCGTAAAAATTATTTTCTGACTTCCATCATTGTCTTTACGATAGCATCATTTTTATGCGGTAATGCAACCACACTGGAAGAACTTATTTTATTCCGTATCCTTCAGGGGATTGCCGGAGGAGGATTGATCTCTACTGCACAGTCTATTCTGATTGAAACGTGGCCGCGTGAAGATATAGGTATAGCCACCGCACTCTTTGGATTAGGTGCCGTAGTAGGCCCGACTGTGGGCCCGACTATCGGGGGTTATATTCTGGACATCAGTTCATGGCCGTGGATCTTTTACGTGAATATTCCCGTCGGAATTCTCGCCGCGTACTGTACAATAACCTATATAAAGGCCACTCCGAAGGATGGAAAGGGACTACCTGTCGATTGGTGGGGTATCGCATTACTGGCAATTGCAGTAGGTAGTTTACAAACTGTACTGGAAAAAGGAGAAAGTGAAGACTGGTTCGCAACACCTTATATTATTGCGTTATCGGTAGCATCAGCAATTGGTTTATTGCTGTTTATCTGGAGGGAGATGTCTACCGACCATCCTATTGTAAACTTCAAGATTATGCGTCACCGAAGTTTCTCTATTGGTATGGTGACCTCATTTATTTTGGGTTTCGGGTTATACGGATCTGTATTCGTGTTCCCTGTTTTCTGTCAAAATCTATTAGGTTTCTCCGCATTACAAACCGGAGAATTGTTATTCCCAGGCGGAATTTGTACTATCATGATGATGCCCTTTATTGGTATATTCCTTAAAAAAGGAATCCCTGCTCAGTTTATGGCTACAATCGGGATGTTCTTGTTCTTTGTTTTCTGTAATATGCTAAGCAAATCAACGCTTTCTTCGGGAACGAATGACTTCTTCCTCCCACTGGTCATCAGAGGTATTGGAATGGCACTATTGTTTGTTCCGTTAACGACTCTGGCTATTCAGGATCTTAAAGGTGCAGAAATTGGTCAGGGTTCGGGATTGAACAACATGATGAGACAACTGGGCGGATCATTTGGGATCGCAGCTTTAACAACTTTGATCCACACCCGCCAGGGATTCCACAGAAGCACACTGCTGGCTAATGTTAACGAGTATAATCCTGCATTTACAGACAGAATGAATGCTTTTATTCATAATTTTATGTCTAAAGGCTACAGTATGCTGGATGCTAAAGTAATGGCCATCAAAGCAATTGATGGTACAGTAACCAAACAATCATTATTACTGACTTACAGTGATGCTTACTGGTTAGTAGGACTGGTTCTATTGTGTTCTATACCACTGCTTTATTTACAGAAATTTAAGAAAAACGTAGATATCCCTGTTGACGTTCACTAA
- a CDS encoding HlyD family secretion protein translates to MTTESTTEATIEPKKKSKVVPIILAVLIVIGAVFGVKEYMYYSKHVDTDDAQIDGDISPVVARVGGYVNEIKFEENTKVTEGQVLVSLDDRDYKVKLEQAMAGQKGADAGVGVSQAEIIATSANTGTAKANIESAKVKLWQAQKDFDRYANLIKDGSITQQQFDQAKATRDVAQATYNAAKDQYTVALKQIGTTKSQLAVSSNGVSQRQSDVDFAKLQLSYTEIKAPATGIVSKKSIQKGQLIQAGQSLFSIVNENSLYVTANFKETQLEEIRAGLKVEVEVDAFPDQKIPGEVYNFSPVTGAKGSLLPPDNATGNFVKVVQRVPVKIKLKASKEMLEKLRPGMSVKVSVTTKD, encoded by the coding sequence ATGACTACAGAATCAACAACAGAAGCGACAATTGAACCGAAAAAGAAAAGTAAAGTTGTCCCTATAATATTAGCTGTGCTAATCGTTATAGGCGCCGTATTTGGCGTGAAAGAATATATGTACTACAGTAAACACGTAGATACTGATGATGCCCAGATTGATGGCGATATCAGCCCGGTAGTTGCACGTGTTGGTGGGTATGTAAACGAGATCAAATTTGAAGAAAACACTAAAGTTACTGAAGGCCAGGTATTGGTATCCTTAGACGACAGAGACTACAAAGTGAAACTGGAACAAGCAATGGCCGGTCAGAAAGGTGCTGATGCTGGTGTTGGTGTTTCACAAGCTGAAATTATCGCTACTTCAGCAAATACAGGAACTGCTAAAGCTAATATCGAATCTGCTAAAGTAAAATTATGGCAGGCACAAAAAGATTTTGACCGTTATGCGAACCTGATTAAAGACGGATCAATTACTCAACAGCAATTTGACCAGGCTAAAGCAACAAGAGACGTTGCACAGGCTACTTATAACGCTGCAAAAGATCAATATACAGTTGCCCTTAAACAAATCGGTACTACAAAATCTCAGCTTGCAGTAAGCAGTAATGGGGTATCTCAACGTCAATCGGACGTTGACTTTGCTAAATTACAGTTGTCTTATACAGAGATTAAAGCGCCTGCAACAGGGATTGTTTCTAAGAAAAGTATTCAAAAAGGTCAGTTAATTCAGGCAGGACAGTCTTTATTCTCTATCGTGAATGAAAACAGCCTGTATGTAACTGCCAACTTTAAAGAGACACAATTGGAAGAAATCCGTGCTGGTTTGAAAGTGGAAGTTGAAGTTGATGCTTTCCCTGATCAGAAAATACCAGGCGAAGTTTATAACTTCTCTCCTGTAACAGGGGCTAAAGGTTCATTGCTTCCTCCAGACAATGCAACAGGTAACTTTGTAAAAGTTGTTCAGCGCGTACCTGTTAAAATTAAACTTAAGGCCTCAAAAGAAATGCTGGAAAAATTACGTCCAGGTATGAGTGTTAAAGTTTCTGTAACTACAAAAGACTAA